In Novosphingobium sp. MMS21-SN21R, a single genomic region encodes these proteins:
- a CDS encoding alpha/beta fold hydrolase has protein sequence MAGFVLVHGSWHGGWCFDPVAELLRARGHTVVAPTLPGMGGTPDEIAAVSLEGWGDFAAQHCRELKHQLGGAPVVLAGHSRGGLVVSTAAEHDPLAMDALVYICAMMLPSGMSRAEFKKLEGPNPAFDGIISKVHGGLATVIDAANAAPVFAQASPPDLVAAVLPRLLAEPHAPRSQKLHLTQERYGSLPRTYVECTLDRTIPIDSQRTMQNHSPGATIVTLEADHSPYLSKPVELADALEAAIPA, from the coding sequence ATGGCAGGTTTCGTCCTTGTTCATGGATCTTGGCACGGGGGTTGGTGCTTCGATCCGGTTGCGGAATTGCTGCGCGCACGCGGGCATACCGTGGTCGCGCCAACGCTGCCCGGCATGGGCGGAACGCCAGACGAAATTGCTGCAGTCTCGCTCGAGGGTTGGGGCGATTTTGCTGCGCAGCATTGCCGTGAGCTCAAGCACCAATTGGGCGGCGCGCCGGTCGTGCTCGCGGGTCATTCGCGCGGCGGGCTGGTGGTCTCTACCGCTGCCGAGCATGATCCGTTGGCGATGGATGCGCTGGTCTATATCTGCGCGATGATGCTGCCTTCGGGCATGAGCCGCGCCGAGTTCAAGAAACTGGAAGGTCCCAATCCTGCGTTCGACGGGATCATCAGCAAGGTCCACGGCGGCTTGGCCACGGTGATCGACGCGGCCAATGCTGCACCGGTTTTCGCCCAGGCCTCGCCGCCCGATCTGGTGGCCGCCGTGCTGCCGCGCCTGCTGGCCGAACCGCACGCACCGCGTTCGCAGAAGCTGCACCTGACGCAGGAACGGTACGGCAGTCTCCCGCGCACTTATGTCGAATGCACACTGGATCGGACAATCCCGATTGACAGCCAGCGCACGATGCAAAATCATTCGCCGGGCGCGACCATCGTCACGCTGGAGGCTGATCACAGCCCTTATCTGTCGAAGCCGGTAGAACTGGCGGATGCACTGGAAGCGGCGATTCCAGCGTGA
- the purU gene encoding formyltetrahydrofolate deformylase yields MSASLILTLSCEDKPGIVARVTGNLFEAGGNIQEAQQFDDPQSGRFFMRVVFNPGDSSVEAFRESFAPVAQQYAMEWNIRDTSVNRKVILMVSKFDHCLGDLLYRTRIGELPMDIVAILGNHPKEALNISLIGDMPYYHLPITKDTKPQQEAEVKRIVTETGAELVVLARYMQILSDDLASFLSGRCINIHHSFLPSFKGAKPYHQAHARGVKMIGATGHYVTTDLDEGPIIHQDVETVTHADTPEDLVRKGRDVERRVLAEAVRLHLEDRALVNGTKTVVFKS; encoded by the coding sequence ATGAGCGCATCGTTGATTCTGACGCTGTCATGCGAGGACAAGCCGGGCATCGTCGCCCGCGTTACCGGCAACCTGTTCGAGGCTGGCGGCAACATTCAGGAAGCGCAGCAATTTGACGATCCGCAGAGCGGCCGCTTCTTCATGCGCGTCGTTTTCAACCCGGGTGATTCGTCGGTCGAAGCATTCCGGGAATCGTTCGCGCCAGTGGCGCAGCAGTACGCAATGGAATGGAACATCCGTGACACCTCGGTGAACCGCAAGGTCATCCTGATGGTCAGCAAGTTCGACCATTGCCTTGGCGATCTGCTCTACCGCACGCGAATCGGCGAACTGCCGATGGACATCGTGGCCATCCTTGGCAACCATCCCAAGGAAGCGCTCAACATCTCGCTGATCGGCGACATGCCCTATTACCACCTGCCGATCACCAAGGACACCAAGCCCCAGCAAGAGGCCGAAGTTAAGCGCATCGTCACCGAAACGGGCGCCGAACTGGTGGTGCTGGCGCGCTACATGCAGATCCTGTCTGACGATCTGGCATCGTTCCTCTCGGGCCGCTGCATCAACATCCATCACTCGTTCCTGCCGAGCTTCAAGGGCGCCAAACCCTATCACCAGGCGCACGCGCGCGGCGTGAAGATGATCGGCGCGACCGGGCATTACGTGACGACCGACCTCGATGAAGGCCCGATCATTCATCAGGACGTCGAGACCGTGACCCACGCCGACACGCCCGAGGATCTGGTGCGCAAGGGCCGCGATGTGGAGCGCCGCGTGCTGGCAGAAGCGGTCCGCCTGCATCTTGAGGATCGCGCGCTGGTCAACGGCACCAAAACTGTCGTTTTCAAGAGCTGA
- a CDS encoding PQQ-dependent dehydrogenase, methanol/ethanol family encodes MRLKLVPLFVALLPLAACNIKSDSGTEVVAASSGVTDALITQAPEGEWLSYGRDYGEQRFSPLTQVNDTNAGQLGLAWFHDLETARGQEATPLMHDGTLYVSTAWSMVKAFDAKTGALKWSYDPEVPRETLVRACCDAVNRGVALYGDSVFVGTLDGRLVALDQKTGKVQWSKVVVPNQQDYTITGAPRVVKGKVLLGSGGSEYKARGYLAAYDVKTGNEVWKFHTVPGNPADGFENKAMENAAKTWTGKWWELGGGGTVWDSITYDPVTNLVLFGTGNAEPWNPAPTAREGDTLYTSSIVAVNADTGEYAWHYQETPEDRWDFDSNAQITLADLTIDGQLRHVALHAPKNGHVYILDAKTGQFLSATAFTAVNWATAMDPKTGRPTVNPEARYEKTGKPFISVPGAAGAHSWQAQSFSPKTGLLYIPVNQAGYPYLAAKDWKATDIGFQTGLDGFQLSMPADKNAREGALKATTGALIAWDPVAKKEAWRVSQISPWNGGILSTAGNVVFQGNAEGNFAAYTADKGKQLWSFPVQSGVIAPPMTYAIGGEQYVAVLVGWGGVWDVATGVLAHKAKKQRNISRLVVFKLGGKTKLPDAPAMVKMVLDPPPLTGTPQQVAAGGELYGRYCNVCHGDAAVAGGVNPDLRHSAALNAPEAIRSVVIDGALQHNGMVSFKSALKPEDADNIRHYLIKRANEDKALEAR; translated from the coding sequence ATGCGGTTGAAATTGGTGCCGTTGTTCGTCGCACTGCTGCCACTGGCGGCGTGCAACATCAAAAGTGACAGCGGCACGGAGGTTGTCGCTGCTTCGTCCGGCGTCACTGACGCGCTCATCACCCAGGCACCTGAGGGTGAATGGCTGAGCTATGGTCGTGACTATGGCGAGCAGCGCTTCTCGCCGCTGACTCAGGTCAACGATACCAACGCCGGGCAACTTGGCCTTGCGTGGTTCCACGATCTGGAAACCGCGCGTGGCCAGGAAGCGACGCCGCTGATGCATGACGGCACGCTCTATGTTTCCACCGCCTGGTCGATGGTCAAGGCGTTCGACGCAAAGACCGGGGCACTCAAGTGGTCCTACGATCCGGAAGTCCCACGTGAAACCCTGGTCCGCGCCTGCTGCGATGCGGTCAACCGCGGCGTCGCACTGTACGGTGACAGTGTTTTCGTCGGCACGCTCGATGGCCGTCTTGTCGCGCTCGACCAGAAGACCGGCAAGGTCCAGTGGTCCAAGGTCGTAGTGCCCAACCAGCAGGACTATACCATCACCGGTGCGCCGCGTGTGGTGAAGGGCAAGGTGCTGCTCGGCAGTGGCGGTTCGGAATACAAGGCGCGCGGATACCTTGCCGCCTATGACGTGAAGACCGGCAACGAAGTGTGGAAGTTCCACACCGTCCCCGGCAATCCGGCCGATGGCTTTGAAAACAAGGCCATGGAAAACGCCGCCAAGACCTGGACGGGCAAGTGGTGGGAACTGGGCGGTGGTGGCACCGTCTGGGATTCGATCACGTATGATCCGGTCACCAACCTCGTCCTGTTCGGTACCGGCAATGCCGAGCCGTGGAACCCGGCCCCGACGGCACGCGAAGGCGACACGCTCTATACGTCGTCGATTGTCGCGGTGAACGCGGATACCGGCGAATATGCCTGGCACTACCAGGAAACGCCCGAAGACCGCTGGGACTTCGATTCCAATGCGCAGATCACGCTGGCGGATCTGACCATCGACGGTCAGCTGCGCCACGTCGCGCTTCACGCCCCGAAGAACGGCCACGTCTACATCCTCGATGCCAAGACCGGCCAGTTCCTTTCGGCAACGGCATTCACCGCGGTCAACTGGGCAACCGCGATGGACCCGAAAACCGGCCGTCCCACGGTCAATCCCGAAGCCCGCTACGAGAAGACCGGCAAGCCGTTCATCTCGGTTCCGGGCGCTGCCGGCGCCCACTCGTGGCAAGCACAGAGCTTCAGCCCCAAGACGGGCCTCCTGTATATTCCGGTCAATCAGGCGGGCTATCCATATCTCGCGGCAAAGGACTGGAAGGCAACTGACATCGGCTTCCAGACCGGTCTGGACGGCTTCCAGCTTTCGATGCCTGCTGACAAGAACGCGCGCGAGGGTGCACTGAAAGCCACTACCGGTGCCCTGATTGCGTGGGATCCTGTGGCCAAGAAGGAAGCGTGGCGCGTCAGCCAGATCAGCCCGTGGAATGGCGGCATTCTGTCGACCGCAGGCAATGTCGTGTTCCAGGGCAACGCCGAAGGCAACTTCGCGGCCTATACTGCCGACAAGGGCAAGCAACTCTGGTCCTTCCCGGTCCAGTCGGGCGTGATTGCGCCACCGATGACATATGCGATCGGCGGTGAACAATACGTCGCGGTTCTGGTCGGCTGGGGCGGCGTCTGGGACGTTGCAACCGGCGTGCTTGCCCACAAGGCGAAGAAGCAGCGCAACATCAGCCGACTCGTCGTGTTCAAGCTCGGTGGCAAGACCAAGCTGCCCGACGCTCCTGCCATGGTGAAGATGGTGCTCGATCCTCCGCCGCTCACCGGCACGCCGCAGCAGGTTGCCGCAGGCGGCGAACTCTATGGCCGCTACTGCAACGTCTGCCACGGTGATGCGGCGGTCGCAGGCGGCGTGAACCCCGATTTGCGCCATTCGGCTGCGCTCAACGCCCCTGAAGCAATCCGTTCGGTGGTGATCGATGGCGCGCTCCAGCACAACGGGATGGTCTCGTTCAAGTCAGCGCTGAAGCCTGAGGACGCCGACAATATCCGCCACTACCTGATCAAGCGCGCCAACGAAGACAAGGCACTGGAAGCGCGCTGA
- a CDS encoding protein tyrosine phosphatase family protein yields MSDPVDIRAWQRLDADVTTSGRIEDRDVARLAAVGVVHVINLALETHPEALADEGAKLHHHGIAYTHIPVPFDAPGEEHFAAFRDALERGPKPVHVHCIMNWRVSAFLYRLNRDHRGMPEAQARAIMERQWSPDGSDRPEAQVWAKFIAGSDT; encoded by the coding sequence ATGTCCGACCCGGTCGACATCCGTGCCTGGCAGCGGCTTGATGCGGATGTGACCACGTCGGGCCGGATCGAGGACAGGGACGTGGCGCGGCTTGCTGCAGTGGGCGTCGTTCACGTCATCAACCTTGCACTCGAAACCCATCCTGAAGCGCTGGCGGACGAGGGGGCGAAGCTGCACCATCACGGCATCGCCTACACGCACATCCCGGTTCCGTTCGATGCGCCTGGCGAAGAGCATTTCGCAGCCTTTCGTGACGCTCTCGAGCGAGGGCCAAAGCCGGTCCACGTTCACTGCATCATGAACTGGCGCGTCTCGGCATTTCTGTACCGGCTCAATCGAGATCATCGCGGCATGCCCGAAGCGCAGGCCCGCGCGATCATGGAGCGCCAGTGGTCGCCCGATGGCAGCGATCGGCCAGAGGCACAGGTCTGGGCGAAATTCATCGCGGGGAGCGACACATGA
- a CDS encoding glutathione S-transferase family protein: MALKYYHAEPLANSLKSMAPLKEKGLDYESIYVDLHKFEQHSAWFTAINPEGQVPVLDHDGQIITHTTVINEYLEDAFPDAQPADAPLRPRDPVGAARMRYWNKFIDEHVMNHVSMHGWHRMVGVIARNIENGDFDKLLASIPLPDQRKKWATARSGFSQADLDNATTKIEYAVDKVEKQLAETRWIAGDTYTLADINFYSHCGMMVERMFPEMEIARRAPRLIEWRDRVTARPAMAEALKSEDRTAPGLRTWSGHVR, encoded by the coding sequence ATGGCCCTGAAATATTACCACGCCGAACCGCTGGCGAACTCGCTCAAATCAATGGCCCCGCTCAAGGAAAAGGGCCTCGATTATGAGAGCATCTACGTCGATCTGCACAAGTTCGAGCAGCATTCCGCATGGTTCACCGCGATCAATCCCGAAGGCCAGGTGCCGGTGCTCGACCATGACGGGCAGATCATCACGCACACCACAGTGATCAACGAATATCTCGAAGACGCCTTTCCGGATGCCCAACCCGCCGACGCGCCCCTGCGCCCGCGCGACCCGGTCGGTGCGGCACGGATGCGCTACTGGAACAAGTTCATCGACGAGCACGTGATGAACCACGTTTCCATGCACGGTTGGCATCGCATGGTCGGCGTGATCGCCCGCAACATCGAGAATGGCGATTTCGACAAGCTGCTCGCCAGCATTCCCTTGCCCGATCAGCGCAAGAAGTGGGCCACTGCGCGCTCGGGCTTTTCGCAGGCCGATCTCGACAATGCGACGACCAAGATCGAATACGCGGTCGACAAGGTCGAGAAGCAACTGGCCGAAACACGATGGATCGCGGGAGACACCTATACGCTGGCCGACATCAACTTCTATTCCCACTGCGGCATGATGGTTGAACGCATGTTCCCCGAAATGGAGATCGCCCGCCGCGCGCCGCGCCTGATCGAATGGCGCGACCGCGTGACCGCGCGTCCGGCCATGGCTGAAGCGCTCAAGTCAGAAGACCGCACCGCGCCAGGCCTTCGCACTTGGTCAGGCCACGTGCGCTGA
- a CDS encoding AMP-binding protein — protein sequence MRAIDYFDRGHDRDPQRLAIVDTATGLKLTFAETKALSERIAAAFQKNGFENQELLGLYGPNDGMLLVVLLAMWRANGKWIPVNTRNAIDANAAYINYVRLKWMVYHSSKADEVAQLKALCPTLQHFVCLDKRMGDDPSLEEFMAGVTEVDFAEPEVDAFGNLMDMVGIFPTGGTTGPSKGANVTNLGWGTMIETAADGMGGRTDNPVALVSAPITHAAGPIALSTLSLGATQVILPGFDAEDVLRTIDEYKVTHMYLPPTAMYQLLASPEIGNHDYSSLKIFILVGSPCSPEKLRQAVEIFGPAMCQSYGQVECPMIVAWFPPEDVARFAKEAPEKLASCGKPTRSIKVALLDDDGNQVPLGEAGEICVRGPLVTHSYFEKPEETAEIRQFGWHHTGDVGKLDKDGYLYIVDRKKDMVVSGGFNVFTAEVEAAVTELAQVREACVFGIPHEKWGEQVHAVVVADGITGPEIIAHTKDRLGSVKAPKSVEFVDSIPRTAAGKMDKKALRTKYWGDAQRMVN from the coding sequence ATGCGCGCCATCGACTATTTTGACCGCGGCCACGACCGGGACCCGCAGCGCCTGGCCATCGTCGATACGGCGACAGGCCTGAAGCTGACGTTTGCCGAGACCAAGGCTCTGTCAGAACGGATTGCGGCAGCATTCCAGAAGAACGGTTTCGAAAATCAGGAACTGCTTGGTCTCTATGGTCCCAATGACGGCATGTTGCTCGTCGTTCTGCTCGCGATGTGGCGCGCCAACGGCAAATGGATCCCGGTAAACACGCGCAATGCGATTGACGCCAACGCCGCCTATATCAACTACGTGCGCCTGAAGTGGATGGTCTACCATTCTTCCAAGGCTGACGAAGTGGCGCAGCTCAAGGCGCTGTGCCCAACACTTCAGCACTTCGTCTGCCTTGACAAGCGCATGGGCGACGACCCGAGCCTTGAGGAGTTCATGGCTGGGGTGACCGAAGTCGATTTCGCTGAACCTGAAGTCGATGCTTTCGGCAACCTGATGGATATGGTCGGCATCTTCCCTACCGGCGGCACCACCGGCCCGTCGAAGGGCGCTAATGTCACCAATCTCGGCTGGGGCACGATGATCGAAACCGCTGCCGACGGCATGGGTGGGCGCACCGACAATCCCGTTGCATTGGTGTCCGCGCCGATCACGCATGCGGCTGGTCCGATCGCGCTTTCGACGTTGAGCCTTGGCGCGACGCAAGTGATCCTGCCCGGCTTTGACGCCGAGGACGTGTTGCGGACGATCGACGAATACAAGGTCACCCACATGTATCTGCCGCCGACGGCGATGTACCAGCTCTTGGCATCGCCCGAGATCGGCAATCACGATTATTCGTCGCTCAAGATATTCATTCTCGTCGGTTCGCCCTGCAGCCCTGAAAAACTGCGCCAGGCGGTTGAAATCTTCGGCCCGGCGATGTGTCAGTCGTATGGGCAGGTCGAATGCCCGATGATCGTGGCGTGGTTCCCGCCCGAGGACGTCGCACGCTTTGCGAAGGAAGCTCCGGAGAAGCTGGCGTCGTGCGGCAAGCCGACCCGGTCGATCAAGGTTGCGCTGCTGGATGATGACGGCAATCAGGTGCCATTGGGCGAGGCTGGCGAAATCTGCGTGCGCGGTCCACTGGTGACTCATTCCTACTTCGAAAAGCCCGAGGAAACCGCCGAAATCCGCCAATTTGGCTGGCATCATACCGGTGACGTTGGCAAGCTCGACAAGGATGGTTACCTCTATATCGTCGACCGCAAGAAGGACATGGTCGTTTCGGGTGGTTTCAACGTCTTCACGGCTGAAGTCGAAGCTGCTGTCACGGAACTGGCCCAGGTTCGTGAAGCTTGCGTGTTTGGCATCCCGCACGAGAAGTGGGGTGAACAAGTTCACGCCGTGGTCGTGGCCGATGGAATCACCGGGCCCGAGATCATCGCGCACACCAAGGATCGCCTCGGCAGCGTGAAGGCACCCAAATCAGTTGAATTTGTAGACTCGATTCCGCGGACCGCAGCGGGCAAGATGGACAAGAAGGCGCTTCGCACCAAATACTGGGGCGATGCACAAAGAATGGTCAACTGA
- a CDS encoding VOC family protein produces MNVNALDHVNIITARLDETAEFYKTLLGLERRDGPAPLTPQNAQWMFDGAGRAIIHINAVDCPRAYERDVQPGSLTGAIHHVALNCSGYDEVLQRITALGLDFQTNTVEVIGLRQIFTADPNNVLLELNFFAD; encoded by the coding sequence ATGAACGTCAACGCACTGGACCACGTCAATATCATCACCGCCCGGCTGGATGAAACGGCGGAGTTCTACAAGACCCTGCTGGGGCTTGAGCGGCGCGACGGCCCCGCCCCGCTCACCCCGCAGAACGCGCAATGGATGTTCGACGGCGCTGGGCGCGCGATCATCCATATCAACGCGGTGGATTGCCCGCGCGCCTATGAGCGCGACGTTCAGCCCGGTTCCCTCACCGGCGCGATCCATCATGTTGCGCTGAACTGCAGCGGCTATGATGAAGTGCTACAAAGGATCACGGCGTTAGGACTGGATTTCCAGACTAACACGGTCGAGGTAATCGGCCTGCGTCAGATATTTACCGCAGACCCGAACAACGTGCTGCTGGAACTGAACTTCTTCGCGGATTGA
- a CDS encoding SDR family NAD(P)-dependent oxidoreductase, producing MTDLTGKHIVITGASTGIGRASASHFVAAGANVTLIARRADLLEQAAAELGGRTAWAAADVADKAQLCAALDKAVAANGPIDGLFLNAGIGGLFAPIEDYTDEAFDAVMGVNVKGVFWAIQHVLPAMKQRRSGAILVTGSLASERGLPMNAAYVASKHAVLGLSRAVANEAAEFGVRCNCVLPGLIETPMLDGLPPEAAVQMAKAVPQGRTGTSDELAQVAAFLLSDAASHVTAQALAVDGGMLGTMRV from the coding sequence ATGACCGACCTTACCGGCAAGCACATCGTCATCACCGGTGCCTCCACCGGGATCGGCCGCGCCAGTGCCTCGCACTTTGTCGCGGCAGGCGCCAATGTCACACTGATTGCCCGGCGCGCTGACCTGCTTGAACAGGCCGCAGCAGAGCTTGGTGGCAGGACCGCATGGGCCGCCGCCGACGTTGCCGACAAAGCGCAGCTCTGCGCCGCGCTGGACAAGGCGGTGGCAGCAAACGGGCCGATTGACGGCCTGTTCCTCAACGCAGGCATCGGCGGGTTGTTTGCCCCGATCGAGGACTATACCGACGAGGCGTTCGACGCAGTCATGGGCGTAAACGTCAAAGGCGTGTTCTGGGCGATCCAGCATGTTCTGCCAGCGATGAAACAGCGCCGCAGCGGCGCGATCCTCGTCACCGGCAGCCTTGCCAGCGAACGCGGACTGCCGATGAACGCAGCCTATGTCGCCAGCAAGCACGCAGTCCTCGGACTTTCGCGCGCCGTCGCCAACGAGGCTGCGGAATTCGGTGTGCGCTGCAATTGCGTGCTGCCGGGCCTGATCGAGACGCCGATGCTCGATGGCTTACCGCCCGAAGCTGCGGTGCAGATGGCCAAGGCCGTGCCGCAGGGGCGCACCGGCACCTCGGACGAACTCGCGCAAGTCGCCGCCTTCCTGCTTTCGGACGCAGCAAGCCACGTCACCGCCCAAGCCTTGGCGGTCGATGGCGGCATGCTGGGAACCATGCGGGTCTGA
- a CDS encoding aldehyde dehydrogenase family protein, producing the protein MTHLYPNLINGELVTTEASLDVVNPANEQVIGRVPACGAAELDRAVAAARAAFKTWSKTPVDDRRAVIRAMAAAIDANFDELYRLLTSEQGKPHHQAQHEIGASSGIMSAQSTLTLEETINEDNETRLSRTRRVPVGVVAGIVPWNFPVLMAVQKIAPAILSGCTIVLKPSPFTPLTTLKFAELIKDIVPAGVVNIITGEDSLGPLMTSHPDIDKITFTGSTATGKRIMEGASKDLKRITLELGGNDASIVLPDADVAKVAEQLFWSSFTNAGQICVAAKRVYIHEDIYDEMSAAIADYARTVTVGDGANQGTGVGPIQNKKQFERVCELIEDAKANGYKFLVGGDVDPSGSGYYVPITILDNPPEDARIVAEEQFGPVMPLMKFSSDDEVIARANNSDYGLAGAVWTKDTDRGVAIAEQLETGTVWINEFLHLSPFAPFGGHKQSGFGAEYGVEGLKEFTYSQVITIKRDALV; encoded by the coding sequence ATGACGCATCTTTATCCGAACCTGATCAACGGGGAGCTGGTCACGACCGAGGCCTCGCTCGATGTCGTCAATCCGGCGAACGAGCAGGTCATCGGCCGCGTTCCTGCGTGCGGCGCAGCCGAACTCGACCGCGCCGTTGCGGCAGCGCGCGCTGCCTTCAAGACCTGGTCGAAGACGCCGGTCGATGATCGCCGGGCTGTCATTCGCGCCATGGCCGCCGCCATCGACGCGAATTTCGATGAACTCTACCGCCTGCTCACCAGCGAACAGGGCAAGCCTCACCATCAGGCGCAGCATGAAATCGGGGCCAGCTCGGGCATCATGAGCGCGCAGTCTACGCTGACCCTTGAAGAGACGATCAACGAGGACAACGAAACTCGCCTCAGCCGCACGCGCCGCGTGCCGGTGGGCGTGGTTGCGGGCATCGTGCCGTGGAACTTTCCGGTGCTCATGGCCGTCCAGAAGATTGCGCCTGCGATCCTCTCGGGTTGCACTATCGTGCTCAAGCCCTCGCCGTTCACCCCGCTGACCACGCTGAAGTTCGCCGAACTGATCAAGGACATCGTGCCAGCAGGCGTCGTCAACATCATTACCGGCGAAGATTCGCTCGGCCCGTTGATGACCTCGCACCCGGACATCGACAAGATCACGTTCACCGGTTCGACGGCGACCGGCAAGCGGATCATGGAAGGCGCGTCTAAGGACCTCAAGCGCATCACGCTCGAACTCGGCGGCAACGATGCTTCCATCGTCCTGCCCGATGCCGATGTGGCGAAAGTGGCCGAGCAGCTGTTCTGGTCGAGCTTCACCAACGCAGGCCAGATCTGTGTTGCGGCCAAGCGCGTCTATATCCACGAGGATATCTACGACGAGATGAGCGCGGCGATTGCCGACTACGCCAGGACCGTAACGGTGGGTGACGGCGCCAATCAGGGCACCGGCGTCGGTCCGATCCAGAACAAGAAGCAGTTCGAACGCGTCTGCGAGTTGATCGAGGACGCCAAGGCCAACGGCTACAAGTTCCTCGTTGGCGGTGACGTCGATCCTTCGGGGTCTGGCTATTATGTGCCGATCACGATCCTCGACAATCCGCCGGAGGATGCGCGCATCGTCGCGGAGGAGCAGTTTGGCCCGGTCATGCCGCTGATGAAGTTCTCGAGCGACGACGAGGTCATCGCCCGTGCCAACAACTCGGACTACGGCCTCGCTGGCGCAGTCTGGACCAAGGATACGGACCGTGGCGTGGCGATTGCCGAACAGCTCGAAACCGGCACGGTGTGGATCAACGAATTCCTTCACCTGTCGCCCTTCGCGCCCTTCGGCGGCCACAAGCAGTCGGGTTTCGGCGCCGAATATGGCGTCGAGGGCCTGAAGGAGTTCACCTACAGCCAGGTTATCACGATCAAGCGCGACGCTCTGGTCTGA
- a CDS encoding amidohydrolase family protein produces MPIDLSKIKAIDVHVHAEVSCHDPEDPVMGKYFDAASAYFKAPRERPKMPEIIEIYREQQIAFCMFTVDCESGIGAKRVSNYEVAEIANKNDDICIPFASIDPHKGKMGAREARDLIENHGVKGFKFHHIMQNIAPASQIGYAIYEVINEYKLPAIFHTGHSGMGTGMRGGGGVRLKYGQPMLVDDVAVDFPDMKIILAHPSWPWIDESLSMALHKDNVFIDLSGWSPKYFAPQIIQYANTQLRKKMLFGSDFPLIHPQKWLDAARQVGFKEEVLPGIMKDNAVRVLGLA; encoded by the coding sequence GTGCCCATCGACCTTTCCAAGATCAAGGCGATCGACGTCCACGTCCACGCCGAGGTATCGTGCCACGATCCCGAAGATCCGGTGATGGGCAAGTATTTCGACGCCGCCAGCGCTTACTTCAAAGCGCCGCGTGAACGGCCCAAGATGCCGGAAATCATCGAGATCTACCGCGAACAGCAGATTGCCTTCTGCATGTTCACTGTCGATTGCGAGAGCGGGATTGGCGCCAAGCGGGTCTCCAACTACGAAGTCGCAGAAATCGCCAACAAGAACGACGACATCTGCATTCCGTTCGCCTCGATCGATCCGCACAAGGGCAAAATGGGCGCGCGTGAAGCCCGCGACCTGATCGAAAATCATGGCGTGAAGGGCTTCAAGTTCCACCACATCATGCAGAACATCGCGCCCGCTTCGCAGATCGGCTACGCGATCTATGAAGTGATCAACGAATACAAGCTGCCGGCGATCTTCCACACCGGCCATTCGGGCATGGGCACCGGCATGCGCGGCGGTGGCGGAGTCCGCCTGAAATACGGCCAGCCGATGCTGGTTGACGATGTCGCGGTCGATTTCCCCGATATGAAGATCATCCTTGCGCACCCATCGTGGCCGTGGATCGATGAAAGCCTGTCGATGGCGCTGCACAAGGACAACGTGTTCATCGACCTGTCGGGCTGGTCGCCGAAGTATTTTGCGCCGCAGATCATCCAGTATGCCAACACGCAGCTCCGCAAGAAGATGCTGTTTGGTTCCGATTTCCCGCTGATCCACCCGCAGAAATGGCTCGATGCCGCTCGGCAGGTCGGCTTCAAGGAAGAAGTCCTGCCTGGCATAATGAAGGACAATGCTGTGCGCGTGCTCGGGCTGGCCTGA